ACACACGGCGGACATCCGGGGCGAGCACACCCGCGAGCTGGTCGGCACGCAGGCCTTCGCCGACGCCGTGATCGAGCGGCTCGGCCAGCGGCCCGAGGTGCTGCCGGTGGCCCTGGCTTCGCCGCCCCGCGCCGCGCTGGCCCCGGTTCCCGAGCTGCCCACCCCCGCGCCGCAGCTCAAGGTGCTGGTCGGCGCCGACATCTTCTTCGAATGGAGCGAGGAGGGGCGCGATCCGGCGCGGCTGGCGGCGATCCTGCAGGGCGTGCAGCACAGCGACCTGACCCTGCGGATGATCACCAACCGCGGTGTGATGGTCTGGCCCGGCGGCTTCCCGGAGACCCGCAAGGCCGACCACTGGCGCTGCCGCTTCCTCGGGAACGGGCCGGTCGACCACCTGCAGGTGATCGAACTGCTGCAGCGCCTCAACCTGACGGGACTGGACTTCATCAAGACCGAGCACCTGTACACCTTCGACGGCGTTCCCGGCTACTCGATGGGCCAGGGGCAGTAGTCGGGGAAGACGACCGGAACACGGATCAGCCGACTTGAGGGCCGGAACCGTGACCCCCTGAGATCGATCACCTCCACATGGCGCCAGAGCGGGCAACCCCTCTGGCGCCCTGCTGTTGGCCCCGGGCCACCGTCATCCAGGGGCACCGTCATCCCTCTCCCCACTCCAGGCTGAGTGGCCACGAGAGCACCCCGGAACGGGCGAGCAGCCTGTCCATCTCCCGTCCAATTCGGCTCCCCCCTGCAGCCCTCCCCCTGGGCACCCCCCTCGTCCGGCCCCCACCCCCCTGCATTCACGGGACGCGCCCACCCCGTGGCGCGTCCTACCGTGGAGGCAGGAGGAGGCCCCATGACCGAAACGCTGCAGCCCGTCCCACGCACCCACCACCTGCCCGGAGCAGTCGTCACGGTGCTGACCGGCGGCGAGGACACGGGCGGCCAGTGGGCCCTGCTGGAGTACCGGGTCGCGCCGCGGTTTCCCGGCACCCCCGCGCACTGGCACGCCGAGACCACCGAGGCGCTCTACGTGCTCGAAGGCGAGCTGAGCCTGAGCGTCGATCACGCGCGGCGGCCCGCCGGCCCCGGCACCTTCATGCGCGTGCCGCCCGGCACCGTCCACCGCCTGTCCAACGACACCGATCAGCCCGCGCGCTTCCTGGTGCTGGTGACGCCGGCGGGCCAGGAGGGCTACCTGGGGGAGCTGGCCGAGCTGATCGCCCGCTCGCCCACGTGGCCCCCCGAGCACCCCGGCGTGATCGAGCGCCTGACTGCCCGCTACGACCAGCACCCCAGCCTGGAACCCTGAACCGGTTCCACGCCGCCGACCTGCCGCCGACCCGCCCTGTCCGATCCGTCAAGGAGCCCCATGAGCGCCTGGCCGACCCCCACCCCGTCCGCCCCGACCTTCGACCTCGACGAGCTGACCCAGCCGCCCCGCTGCGCCGCGCAGCTGATCGGCGCGCCCACCTGGCACCAGCAGGGCGCCGTGATCCCCCTGGCCCGCAAGGCGGCGGCGCTGCTGGCGATGCTGGCCTTCGACGGCTCCGCGACCCGTGTGGGCACCATGGCGCTGCTATGGCCCGAGACGCCCGAGGACACCGCTCGCAACAACCTGGTGCAGCTGCGGCGCAAGCTGCGCGATCTGGCCGGCCACGAGGTCGTGCTGGGCCGCGAGGTGCTGAGCCTCAGCCCGCTGGTGCCCACCGACATCGTGCTGGACGGGCCTCCTCTGCAGGTCGTGCCGGACGGCGAACTCCTGCACGGACAGCGCTACGACGACTGCCCGGATCTGGAGCTGTGTGTGCTGGAGTGGCGCGAGCGGCTGGACACCCGGCGCTTCTGGCAGCTGCGGTCGCTGAGCGACTGGTACGAGCGCCAGGGGCAGCTGGAGGCCGCCGTGCGGCACGTCACGCGCTGGCTGAGGCTCGATCCCTGCTCGGAAGACGCCCACGGCCGCCTGATGCGCCTGTACGCCCTGAGCGGCAACCGCCACCGCGCCGTGCAGGTCTACTGCGCCCTGGAGCGCACCCTGCGCGCGCACCTCGATGTGGCCCCGCTGCCCGCCACGCAGCGCCTCCTCCAGAGCCTGCTGGCCGGCGGCGACGGGCTGCCCGCCTGAGGCCCGTGACCCTGGGCGGGCGATCCTGTCCCGGGAGACCAGCGCCGTGAAGTCGGCCCACACGCCTGGAACGGGCCGGGGCTCCGCGTGGGTACCGGCCGTCCTGGGGGACTGGGCTGCTGAACCGTACCGGTGGGAACCCCTGCGCGAACCGTCCACGGCCCCCGACCGCGCGGAGGATGCGGGGGTCTGCGAAGGGGAAGCAGTGGAGGTCGTGGCCCCTCGGGTTTACCCTGGCAGGGAGCCCGGCAGAGTGTGACCACGGCAGCGACTGAACAGGAGACTGGGCCCGAGGAGGAGCGCCATGAGTGCAGAAGCGGCAAAGCTGAGAGTGGTCGACCATCCGCCCGCCCCCCCGCCCGCCGAGCCCCCTTTCACCTGAGCGCCGCGCAGGTGCAGTTCTTCGACGAGCACGGGTACCTGCTGCTCCGGCAGTGGGTGACCGGCGAGCTGCTCGCCCGCCTGCAGGCGGCGGGGGACGCCTGGATCGACGACGGCCAGCGCCAGCCGCCCGGCGACGACTACAACTTCGCCCGCCGCGCCCACGGCGAGGTGCTCTTCCGCGTGAACTACCTGCACGACAGGGGGCAGCCGGCATCCCTGGAACTGCTGGGCAGCCCCCAGGTGCTGGGCGTGGCGGAGAGCCTGTGTGGCCGGAACTTCGTGCCGACCTACGAGAGCATGGTATTCAAGCAGACCGGCGACGGCGAACAGATTCCCTGGCATCAGGACGCGGTGCACCCCCGGGCCTACCGGATCTTCAACTTCGACCTGTACCTCGACCGCTCGGTGATCGGCGGCGGCGCCCTGCGGGTGGTGCCCGGCACCCAGCGCCGAGTCCTCGACGTCTGCGAAATCCGCGACACCTACGGCTGGGACGCGCCCGGCGTGCTGCAACTGGAGATGGAGCCGGGCGACGTGCTGCTGCACGACGTCATGGTGCTGCACGGCAGCGAGTCCACCCTCGGCCACGCGCGCCGGCGCACCGTGTACTACGAGTTCCGCGCGGCCGAGGAGATCCTGGCCGACTGCCCCTGGGATCGGGAGTGGATCGACCGGCGCCTGCGGCTGGTGCCCATGGGGCTCCGGCACCATGCACGGGCCTTTCCTGGGGCTCCGCAGTTCGGCTGGCAGGTCTCGCCCGAGTTCCGTCCGGTGCCCCTGGGAGACGAAGGGGCAGAACTCAAGGTGGCCCACCTCGTCCACACGTCGGGATCGTACTGCAGCCCCGGGGACGCGATCAGGTCGTCCTGAGCCCGGCCCGCTGACCGGGATTCCGGGCGCGGCCCCCGTCCGCGCGCTAGCCTCTGGCCCATGACCCTTCCCGAGCCCGGCCAGGTGACCTACACGCGTGCGGGGCTGGCCGAGAGCCGCCACGAGGTTCACCTGGCCGTGGTGGACGCGCGAGGAGACCTGTGGGCCGGCTGCGGTGACCCCGACCTGCTCTCCTTTCCGCGCAGCAGTTCCAAGCCGGTGCAGGCCCTGCCGCTGGCCCTGGCGGCGCCCGAACTCCCGCAGGACGAACTCGCCATCGCCTGCGCCAGCCACGCGGGCACCCCCGGCCATCTGGCGGTGGTGCGCCGCCTGCTGGAACGCTCCGGAAGCGCGGAGGGGGATCTGCGGTGCGGCAGCCACCCGCCCTTCGACCCCGGCGCGGCGGCCGACCTGATCCGGCGCGGGGAGGCTCCAACGCCGCTGCACCACAACTGTTCCGGCAAACATGCCGGAATGCTGCTGGCCTGCGCGCTCCTCGGCTGGCCGCGGGAGGGGTACACGCAGCCGGATCACCCGCTGCAGCGCCGCATCCGGGAGCTGCACGCCGGGCTGGCTGATCTGCCTCTGGACGCTGTGCAGATGGGCACCGACGGCTGCAGCGTGCCGGCCTTCGCCCTGCCGCTGGTGGGCGCCGCGCGGCTCTTCGCCCGGCTGGCGGCGCCGGCGGGCCCCCACGCCGCCGGCCTGGAACGGGTCTTCCAGGCGATGCGGCACCACCCGGATCTGATCGCCGGCCCCGGCCGGCTCGACACGACCCTGATGCCGCTCGTTCCCGGTCTGGCCACCAAGATGGGCGCGGAAGCCTTCTACGGCCTGGCGCTGCGCGACACGCCCCACGGCCCGCTGGGCGTGGCCTTCAAGGTGCTCGACGGCGGCGAGCGGGCCCGGCCGCACGTGGCGCTGGCGATTCTGGAAGCCCTGGGGCTCCCCCTGACCGCAGAGCTGCGTGCCCTGGCTCCGGCCACCCAGCACAACTGGGCCGGGCGCGAGGTGGGCCACGTGCAGGTGCGGCTGCCGCTAATCCGCGCCTGAAACGAACCTCGGCCGACTCGAAGGCGGGTCGGAGTTACACACCGGGATGGCGAGACGGAACTGGGTTCCGTGGACAGATCGGCCGGCATTGGAGCCGAATGAACCCGCCATGACGCCGTGAAGAGAGGGAGTGAAGATTCGGCACCTTCCCTTCCCGCCGGCAGGGGTGCACACTGAGGGCACCCGCTTCCGAGCCCCGGGCCGCTGCAGGCTGGGCCACGCAGGGAAGCCGCTCCCACACAAGCCGGGAAGGGAGCCATGGGCCCGGGCGGCCCCAGTGGGCCCGTAGAACCCGACGTGGGTCGCCCCCCGCACCAGGCACCACTGTTCAGGCAGAGATCAGACAAGCAGAGATCACCGTTCAGGGTCGTGTAGGGAAATCGAGTGGGGAGACCCACCGCGCGGTGTCGTGCCTCGTGGTGAGCGGAGATCCGGCGCCCCCACTGAACTGATGAAGCTGGGCAGACGCAGAGAAATGTCCACCGTCAGGACGCAGATGAACCACGAGCGGCCGCCCCCACGCGGAACCTGTGGGGGCGGCTCGCCCGGCTGCTCCGGAAGGTTTCCCAGAGTTCGCTCCTACCGTGGCCTGACCGCTCCTTCAGGCGTCTCGGTGCGAACGCCCAGCCGCGGCAGAATCCAGCGATCCAGGCCCCACCAGCCGGCGACGCGCCAGCCCAGCACGATCCAGGTCGCCAGGATGAACAGCAGCGGGTTGCTGGACACCGTGCCGGCCAGCAGGAAATTGGCGTTCAGGAACCCGCCCAGGAAGGCGGCCACGCCCGTGAACAGCCCGAGGATCAGCGACACCCCGACGATCAGTTCGCCGTAGGCCACCAGGTAGGAAAACAGGGCTGCGTTCGGCAGCGCGACGTGCTCGATGAACCAGGCATACCAGCCCTGGACGTCCGGATGCTCGCCGGCCGTCTTGTTCAGGGCGCCGGTCAGAAAGCCGCTCACGGCCGCTCCCGCCTTCGCGCCCACCCAGACCCCGGCGGGGTTGGTCAGCTTGCCCCAGGCGGCCTCCAGCCACATCCAGCCGACATACACGCGCAGGAGCAGCCACAGCGGGGCCAGCCGTGGGTCGGCGAAGAGCCGCTGGGCCAGGCCCGGTTCGCCCAGATGGGGGGGCTGGCGGGTAGGCACTCCGGAACTCAGGCTGGTCATGTGCGGGCCTCCTGGGGGGCGGTGTCTGCATGGCCGGAGTCCCCATGAACCGTGTCCCCGTGAGCGGTGGCTGGTTCGGGCGCACGCACCAGGAAGACCGGCACCTGCACCCGGCGCAGCAGGCCCTCGGCCACGCTGCCCAGGAAGAAGTGCGCCAGGCCGCTGCGGCCGTGGGTGCTCATGACCACCAGCTGGAAGGCTCCCCTGCCCACCTCCTGCGCGATGATCTCGTCGGTACGCAGGCCTTCACGGCTGATCAGCTGGACGCCCGGCAGGTCGATCCGGGCTTTCGCCTCTTCCAGAATCTGCTGACCCAGCGCGAGCTGCCGCCGGCGCTCGGTGTCGTAGTCGAAGGCGTAGGCGGCCCCCTCGGTCAGGGCGACCGGGCCGGGGACGACGTGAAGCACGGTCAGGGTGGCGCCGTACCTGCGGGCCAGATCGGCCGCGACAGGCAGGGCGAGATTGGCGAACGGACTGCCGTCGGTCGTGACCAGGATGCGTTCGAACATGGTGTCCTCCTGGGTCTCAGGCTGAGCGCGCTCCATTACCAGGCCATTACCACTGCTCCGTAACGCTCCGGTGATCCTTGGCCCCGAAGGTGTGGCCACGGAGGAGCCCCATGCCAGTCCTTGCTGCGGCCCCCCGGATAACGCTGTATGTGCCATGTGAACCCAGTCGTCTGGATCACGGCCTGTTCTCCCTCCCTGGGTGTGGGGGACTGGGACAGCTCGCCCAGAGGGTTGGGGACTTGAAAAGCTGCGAAGCAGAGGTGGGTGGCGGGTGAAGCTCGCCCTCGTACTGGACGCTCATGTCCCATCCCGTGTCCGTCGCCGGTTCTTCTCATTTCACATCAGGCGTGGAAACGAGAGCAGGTCGCGCGCGCTCGCCGAGGGCCACGCGATCTCCTGACCATCAAGGGTGATGGCGGCTCCTCCAAAGGTCTGGATCGTCAATGCCGGCTGACTCGTCGGTGTGGCCATGACCCTCCATTCCAGACCGGAGCGCTGGTTCTGGAGGCGGCGTCGGGTTCTGGAACAGGGAAATGGTAGCAGACCGGCTGTGCCGGGAAGGGAAAGCGTGGCGGCCACCTTTGTAATGGCCCGGTAACGCCGCCTCGTCACCCTGGCGCATGTCCCTCCCTTCGAACGTCGCGCAGGACGGTGGATCGGCAGGCGCCACCTCCTCCTGCTCCTGGGGTTCACCGTGACCGCCTTGTGCTCCCGTTCAGGGGCGACCCGACTCCCCGCACGGCCCATCCGCCCACCGCCCTGGAGAGCCCGCCGGCACGGGATGGCCGGGCACTTGGGTGGAGTTCATGCGGTCTGTCCTGTCCACCTTTGCGATACTGGATGTCACCGTGTTCCGGCGCCTGCTCGTCCCCGTTGACTTCAGTGCCTGCAGCCTGCAGGCCGCCCGGCACGCCTGCGCCATGACGCGCATGGTCGGCGGCTCGCTGATCCTGCTGCACGTGCTCGACGGCCGGGTCACGGCCGAACAGGCGGGCGGCCAGCTGGCGCTGCTGGGCAACGAGGCCCGCCACCCTCCCCAGCTCCGGGTGGTGCCGTCGGTCGCCTCGGACGTCGCCCTGACCATTCTGGACGTGGCCCACAGCGAACGGGCCGACCTGCTCATTCTGGGCACCCACGGCCGGAACGATCTGGGCAGCGGCGTGCTGGGTCAGGTCGCCCACCGGCTGGTACTGGCCGCCGACCTGCCGGTGCACCTCGTGCCGGAGCGCCTGCGGGCGCTGGCCCCACATGCCCGTTGGCTGGTGTCCACGCCTGAGCCGTGAGCAGCAGGCGAGATCCCCGGAACCTCCGTCCTGGAAGTGGTGTGCAGAAGCGTCATCCTCCGCAGGATCGGGGCTGATCGCGGTGGCAGGACGGCCGACGTTCGGGCACACTCCCGCCGTCCCACTCCCGGTTCTCCACGTCCCCATCGGCTGCCGGATTCACACCGCTCCCAGCCGGTCGATCACCGTGACCCCCTGCTGCCCGAAGGCGCCCATGCCGCTCAGGGCCTGAATGCCTTCCTTCAGCGAGATGCGGCGTCCGATCAGGCGTTCGGGACGCAGGACGCCGCGCTCGATCAGGCCCAGCATCTCGGGATACGTGTGGGCGGCCATGCCGTGGGAGCCGTACAGTTCGAGCTCGCGGGCGATCACCCGGTTCATCGGCAGGGCGGGCTGGCGCTCGTCGGCCAGCAGCAGGCCCACCTGCACGTGCCGGCCCCGGGTGCGCAGGCTCTCGATGGACTGCGCGCAGGTCTGGGGCGAGCCCAGGGCGTCGAGCGAGACGTGGGCCCCACCGCCGGTCAGCTCCCGGATGGCGGCGGGCACATCCGGGGTCTGGCGGCCCAGGGTGTGCTCCGCGCCCAGCTCCCGGGCCAGCGCGAGGGCCGCGTCGTCGATGTCCACCGCGATCACGCCGGCCCCCAGGGCGTGCGCGATCATCACGGCCGAGAGGCCCACGCCGCCGCAGCCGTGTACCGCCACCCACTCGCCGGCGCGCACCCGGCCCTGCTGCACCAGCGCCCGGAACGACGTGGCGAAGCGGCAGCCCAGGCCGGCCGCCGTGACGAAGTCCAGGCTCTCGGGCAGCCGCACCAGGTTGTGCTCGGCGCTGCGCAGCGCGACGTATTCGGCGAACGAACCCCAGTGGGTGAAGCCGGGCTGGAACTGGTCGTCGCAGACCTGCTGGTGTCCGGCCTGACACTGCTCGCAGCGCCCGCAGCCCGACACGAAGGGTACGGTGACCCGGTCGCCGGCCTGCCAGCTCCGGATGCCCGCCCCCACCGCCACGACCGTGCCCGCCAGTTCATGGCCGGGCACGTGGGGCAGCCGGATGTCCGGGTCGTGCCCCATCCAGCCGTGCCAGTCCGAGCGGCACACGCCGGTGGCCTCGACCCGAACCACCACGCCGCCGGGCGGCGGCACCGGGTCGGGCACGGTCACGAGTTCGGGTGGGGTCTGGAACTGCGAGTACACGAGGGCGCGCATAGGGGAGACTCTACCGGCCCCCTCCACCCCAGGGCGCCGGCATCAGCGGATACGGGCGCGGAACGACACGCTGCCGCTGGTGCCCGGCGCGAGGGTGCCCAGCGACAGGCGCAGCGCCGAGGCGCTCAGGCTGCCGGCGTCGTCGCCGTCCTGCGAGGTCAGGGGCGTGGCGCTGGCCGACCAGCTCACGCCCCGGCCCGCGCCGTAGCCGTTCAGGTCGGCGTCGGTGTTGGACGGCACGTCGTCGTTGATCACAACCGCCTTGGCGTTCGCGCTGCCAGTGTTCGCGTAGCTGATGCGGTACTCCAGCACGTCGCCGGGCCTGCCGCTGCCGGCCGTGCTCCAGGCCGCCGTGGCCGGACAGGGCGCAGCCGAAGCGAGCGGGCCGCAGTTCCGCACCTCCTTGGTGAGCTGCACGTTGATCACGCCGGTGGTCGCGCTCGCGGCGTTGTTGGCCGGATCGAGGTCCGGCAGGCTGGCGGGCGCACTGACGCTGGCGCTGTTCACGATGGTGCCGCTGCCGGCCGTGCCCTCCACCGTGAAGGTCAGGGCGCCGCCTCTGGGGAAGGTGGTCAGGGTCACGCCGGCCTGAACCGCCGCCACGCTCAGGCCGGCCGGACAGACCGCGCCCCCGCTGGCCGCGCAGCTCACGGCAGTGGCGCTGAAGTTGGGCACCGCCGGGTCACGCACGACCGCGCCGTCCGCTCCGCGCAGGCCGGCGTTGCTGACCTTCACCGTGTAGCTCAGGGTTCGGCCCGCCGATATGTACTGCGGGCCGGTCTTGGTGACCACCAGATCCGTGCCCACCCCGGTCGTCGTCTGGTTCGAGGTCAGGCCGCCCGCCGCCCCGCCCGAATACGTCACGGTCGCAGTGTTGCTCACGCCCGGAGCGGCGTCCGGATACGCCGCGCTGACGGTGACCCGGAAGCTGACGGTGCCGGTCTTGCCCGTGCCCACCGTGAGCACGCCCGGAAAGCTGCCCGCGCTGCCCGCCAGACTGCCGGCGGCGTAGGGCATGGCACTCCCCGTGTCCGCGACCGCCACGCCGTTGAGCGTCGTGCTGCCGGCCACGTACGTCGTGTTGGCCGGGATGGCGTCCGTGAGGGTCACGCCGGTCGCGGCGGCCGTGCCGGTATTGCTCAGGCTGAGGGTGAAGGTGAGCCCGTCGCCGGGGCGCACGGCGGCGGCGCTCACGGCCTTGCTGATCGTCAGGGCGGGCGTCAGGGCCGGATACGAGCAGGAGCCCAGATCGGAGATCGGCACGGAGCTGGCCGAGGTGTTGGCCCTGACCGAGTCGACGCTGGCCGCGCTCAGCGTGAACACGTCGTTCACGGAAGTGGCCGTGAGTGCGCCAGCGCCGTCGAAGGCCAGCCCGGTCAGCGTCTGGGTCACGTCGGCGCCCCCCACGGTGACGTTGTCGACGGGCGTGGCGCTGGGCGGGGTGCTGCCCACCGCCAGCGAGAACAGCAGGCTCTGGCCCCGGGCCGGGCCCGCCGAATTGTCCGTCATGACCGTCCACAGGACGCCGCCGCTGTCGAAGGCCATGTCCCCGGTGGTGTAGCTGGAGACCGAACCGCCCGCCACATTCCTGAGGGCGACGGTGCCCAGCGAGGTCACGGTGGACGACGGCGTGCTGGTCGTGAAGCTCATCAGGGTGCCGTCGCTGAACATCAGGTAGCCCAGGCCGGCGCCGCTGATTGCCATCCGGGCACCGACCGCGCCGGCCGTGGTGGGCAGGGTGATGGTGGCCGCCAGAGCGTCCGTCCCGGTGCTCAGGTCGTTGAAGCGCAGCGGCACCGTGGAGGCGCCCGGAGTGCCGAGGTAGTACACGCGCGCCGCGTTGCCGCCCGAGCCCAGCACCGCCATCGCCTCGGTCGGGCTCTGCAGGGTGCGAAGGGCGCTGCCCAGGGGCGCCCCGCTGCCCGTGTTCAGCACGTACAGGCCCGTGTTCGAGCTGGACGTCGCCAGCACTGCAGAGCAGGTGGGCAGCGCCATGAATCCGAAGTTCTGTCCAGGAACCGAGGCCGTCGTCACGGGTACGCTCCGGCTCGCCGGACTCGGCGTGGTGGGCCCCTGCCCGCTGGGGCTGGTGGGAACCCTGACCGTGTAGGTGGCATTCGGACTGACCCCGAAGCGGTAGAACCCCGAGGAGTCCGTGGTGGCGGTGCTCAGCAGGCTTGTCCCGGCCGCGTTGTACAGCTGCACCGTCACTCCCGCCAGACCACTCTCGCCGCCGTCGATGACTCCGTTGGCATTGGGGTCGCCGAACACGCTGCCGCTGAGCACGGGTAGCACCCGGACGTCCTCGCCGGTGCTGGAGGCAGGGTCGTAGGTTGCTGTGGTCGTGTCCGTCGCCGTG
Above is a genomic segment from Deinococcus koreensis containing:
- a CDS encoding beta strand repeat-containing protein produces the protein MSRWPGRPFLTGLVLSAALSVPAVAQTTALCATPGKDGPMPGSASIVNTYYPGTASAGAGSTSLILGTATGDTSKSITRGDLLLVMQMQDAAINSGNSLSYGSGTGTGRGSTTLNNAGRYEYVKATSDLAGGSVTVQGQGTGGGLLNTYTYAAASTTQGQRRFQVIRVPQYSSANLSSALTAAAWNGTTGGVLALDVAGTANLNNATVNVSGKGFRGGAGRQLAGATGIGTGTDFVNSSGKPAHGGKGEGIAGTPRYVNSGTALLDATDEGYPGGSMARGAPGTAGGGGTDSNPTANDQNSGGGGGANGGGGGQGGNSWSAAASVGGIGGESFTAAFDRLTLGGGGGAGSTNNGTGSPAGFSSSGAAGGGMIFLRAGSVTGTGTLNANGAAASDSVLNDGSGGGGAGGSVLVSSVAALPSSLTVTANGGKGGTNTGGGSPHGPGGGGGGGVVVLSRSGPAISFAAGQNGTTSGGGAFGAVPGDAGKSIVLPTTGSVPGVSQDAGCLPQLSVGKTTGTPNRLLGTDATATYTITVSNGSGRAEASEVNLSDTLPAPLTYATTGTVTLTGGATRTATTNPGANAAVPAWGTFTIPGGGSVALTFTVNLNGAAVGTYQNPATVSYLNPIRTTATDTTTATYDPASSTGEDVRVLPVLSGSVFGDPNANGVIDGGESGLAGVTVQLYNAAGTSLLSTATTDSSGFYRFGVSPNATYTVRVPTSPSGQGPTTPSPASRSVPVTTASVPGQNFGFMALPTCSAVLATSSSNTGLYVLNTGSGAPLGSALRTLQSPTEAMAVLGSGGNAARVYYLGTPGASTVPLRFNDLSTGTDALAATITLPTTAGAVGARMAISGAGLGYLMFSDGTLMSFTTSTPSSTVTSLGTVALRNVAGGSVSSYTTGDMAFDSGGVLWTVMTDNSAGPARGQSLLFSLAVGSTPPSATPVDNVTVGGADVTQTLTGLAFDGAGALTATSVNDVFTLSAASVDSVRANTSASSVPISDLGSCSYPALTPALTISKAVSAAAVRPGDGLTFTLSLSNTGTAAATGVTLTDAIPANTTYVAGSTTLNGVAVADTGSAMPYAAGSLAGSAGSFPGVLTVGTGKTGTVSFRVTVSAAYPDAAPGVSNTATVTYSGGAAGGLTSNQTTTGVGTDLVVTKTGPQYISAGRTLSYTVKVSNAGLRGADGAVVRDPAVPNFSATAVSCAASGGAVCPAGLSVAAVQAGVTLTTFPRGGALTFTVEGTAGSGTIVNSASVSAPASLPDLDPANNAASATTGVINVQLTKEVRNCGPLASAAPCPATAAWSTAGSGRPGDVLEYRISYANTGSANAKAVVINDDVPSNTDADLNGYGAGRGVSWSASATPLTSQDGDDAGSLSASALRLSLGTLAPGTSGSVSFRARIR
- a CDS encoding universal stress protein, translated to MFRRLLVPVDFSACSLQAARHACAMTRMVGGSLILLHVLDGRVTAEQAGGQLALLGNEARHPPQLRVVPSVASDVALTILDVAHSERADLLILGTHGRNDLGSGVLGQVAHRLVLAADLPVHLVPERLRALAPHARWLVSTPEP
- a CDS encoding asparaginase — its product is MTLPEPGQVTYTRAGLAESRHEVHLAVVDARGDLWAGCGDPDLLSFPRSSSKPVQALPLALAAPELPQDELAIACASHAGTPGHLAVVRRLLERSGSAEGDLRCGSHPPFDPGAAADLIRRGEAPTPLHHNCSGKHAGMLLACALLGWPREGYTQPDHPLQRRIRELHAGLADLPLDAVQMGTDGCSVPAFALPLVGAARLFARLAAPAGPHAAGLERVFQAMRHHPDLIAGPGRLDTTLMPLVPGLATKMGAEAFYGLALRDTPHGPLGVAFKVLDGGERARPHVALAILEALGLPLTAELRALAPATQHNWAGREVGHVQVRLPLIRA
- a CDS encoding cupin domain-containing protein, whose protein sequence is MTETLQPVPRTHHLPGAVVTVLTGGEDTGGQWALLEYRVAPRFPGTPAHWHAETTEALYVLEGELSLSVDHARRPAGPGTFMRVPPGTVHRLSNDTDQPARFLVLVTPAGQEGYLGELAELIARSPTWPPEHPGVIERLTARYDQHPSLEP
- a CDS encoding AfsR/SARP family transcriptional regulator produces the protein MSAWPTPTPSAPTFDLDELTQPPRCAAQLIGAPTWHQQGAVIPLARKAAALLAMLAFDGSATRVGTMALLWPETPEDTARNNLVQLRRKLRDLAGHEVVLGREVLSLSPLVPTDIVLDGPPLQVVPDGELLHGQRYDDCPDLELCVLEWRERLDTRRFWQLRSLSDWYERQGQLEAAVRHVTRWLRLDPCSEDAHGRLMRLYALSGNRHRAVQVYCALERTLRAHLDVAPLPATQRLLQSLLAGGDGLPA
- a CDS encoding phytanoyl-CoA dioxygenase family protein; this translates as MQFFDEHGYLLLRQWVTGELLARLQAAGDAWIDDGQRQPPGDDYNFARRAHGEVLFRVNYLHDRGQPASLELLGSPQVLGVAESLCGRNFVPTYESMVFKQTGDGEQIPWHQDAVHPRAYRIFNFDLYLDRSVIGGGALRVVPGTQRRVLDVCEIRDTYGWDAPGVLQLEMEPGDVLLHDVMVLHGSESTLGHARRRTVYYEFRAAEEILADCPWDREWIDRRLRLVPMGLRHHARAFPGAPQFGWQVSPEFRPVPLGDEGAELKVAHLVHTSGSYCSPGDAIRSS
- a CDS encoding DoxX family protein, whose protein sequence is MTSLSSGVPTRQPPHLGEPGLAQRLFADPRLAPLWLLLRVYVGWMWLEAAWGKLTNPAGVWVGAKAGAAVSGFLTGALNKTAGEHPDVQGWYAWFIEHVALPNAALFSYLVAYGELIVGVSLILGLFTGVAAFLGGFLNANFLLAGTVSSNPLLFILATWIVLGWRVAGWWGLDRWILPRLGVRTETPEGAVRPR
- a CDS encoding universal stress protein gives rise to the protein MFERILVTTDGSPFANLALPVAADLARRYGATLTVLHVVPGPVALTEGAAYAFDYDTERRRQLALGQQILEEAKARIDLPGVQLISREGLRTDEIIAQEVGRGAFQLVVMSTHGRSGLAHFFLGSVAEGLLRRVQVPVFLVRAPEPATAHGDTVHGDSGHADTAPQEART
- a CDS encoding zinc-dependent alcohol dehydrogenase family protein, whose amino-acid sequence is MRALVYSQFQTPPELVTVPDPVPPPGGVVVRVEATGVCRSDWHGWMGHDPDIRLPHVPGHELAGTVVAVGAGIRSWQAGDRVTVPFVSGCGRCEQCQAGHQQVCDDQFQPGFTHWGSFAEYVALRSAEHNLVRLPESLDFVTAAGLGCRFATSFRALVQQGRVRAGEWVAVHGCGGVGLSAVMIAHALGAGVIAVDIDDAALALARELGAEHTLGRQTPDVPAAIRELTGGGAHVSLDALGSPQTCAQSIESLRTRGRHVQVGLLLADERQPALPMNRVIARELELYGSHGMAAHTYPEMLGLIERGVLRPERLIGRRISLKEGIQALSGMGAFGQQGVTVIDRLGAV